The Lycium ferocissimum isolate CSIRO_LF1 chromosome 8, AGI_CSIRO_Lferr_CH_V1, whole genome shotgun sequence DNA segment GTTATACAAATATCATGACatatttaatattataaattttaaaatatttggttCTTTCTTAATTAAATTTTCTGCCGAGTTAaatatgtcatataaattgataCACGGGAAAGTATACTAGTATAGTACTAGTAGTTTGATGCTTTGTGGATAGTTATTAGGAATGAGGATGACAAGGTGAGAATGTGACTAATACGACATCCACATTACGTAAAAGAATGAAACTAATAAGGAAGTTGTCGTGTGACCCTTTGTTaggtatttgattttttttttcccataatGAGTTATATAACTTGAAATTTTGCAGAACCGACTATTGCTTGTTgtagaaaaatatattatttttctcCTGTTTTCTGTGGTGTTTGGAATTTGTGCTTGACTAGTGAGTGCCAGTGTCTAGCAACGTGGGCAGCCCCAAATCCAttggataaattatgaataCAAGATTCATTGCTATTATAGCATGTACCAAAAAGAAATAGCTATTATAGTAATTGCACTCACCGGCCTAAATAATTCTCATGGAATTAAAACATTTAGTGGATTAGATTTTGTTAAATTAACGAGGTGGATGTATGCTACACGGACAGGATATTGCCATAATATTTTGATGGCATATGTACTAGAAGGTTCTTATTTCAATTAATTTCTAGCTTTTAAACCCCTTTAGCTTGAGTTTGTTTGCTAAGGTcaatttactatattctacccttTTAGGTTAATCATCTGATAATCACGATTACTAATCTAATTAATACGAATTTGTGCCGTAAAGAGTCCGTTAACGTTTCTTATAAAAATGACTCATTTTCAAAACTCAAACCTTTGATTAAAGGTAGAGGAACCTTTATTATTCCATCACGCTTGTGTGGTCGCTGTTATTTACCTCCCTGTGTTGTTTTCTTCCTAATTTCATTCCAGAAAGTTTTTATCAGTTTTCTTCCATGATATAGAGACTTCATCTTGCATATATAGCACACGTGAATGtctcaaattatgattattgagtaTTTCTTTCGTTTCaaattagttgtcatgtttCGCTTATCGAGAGTTAAATTATGTGAACTTTGATCAATACTTTAAAATGtgttttttaaaatcaaattgaTAAGTTACAACTTGTAGTATTTTTTACATgatttttgaatatctaaattttaatattaagtTAATCTAGTTCAATTTAACTTGAAAAATTAGTCAGATTGACTCTCGAAAACACGGAACATGCAACTAATTTGAGACACAGGGAGTAATTTTTTATGTGGTTGGTTCATTATTTTAGCCAGTTCCTTGAGTtcttgaaaaggaaaattctagattaTTCGAAATAAGTTATTCTTCCACCTATCCTTGTCAAGAGTTTCGTGTAAGAGGTAATTAGAGTTTCAATGATCCATTAGTTTCAGTAAAAGGAGGAAATAAAACATTTGGCAGTCACATATTTCAAGATTTAAAGTATATATAGGAAACGTTATCTAGTTATTTTAGTTAGTGTACTCTTTTGGATTTGATATGAGTCAAATttcatttaatgtaattttcatgtattcttataaaagtaaaattttgcAAAGGTTCACTCCAATAAGTAAGGAGTATACAATTTAAGGTTTTGACATACAGATTTTAAAACcaatttaataatattaatcaCTAGAGTTATCTGGCTAAATTACCCTTTTATCTCCCGTCAGACTATTCGGATCATATATTAAAGCAAGGATAAATTtgactctatatatatatatatttctaaatTTCCTAAACCGATacttttttaaaccaaattgGTTGGGCCCAAACAACACTTATTTTGGATTGAAGGCAGGGGCAGATCTACAGTAGCGGGTGTGGGTTCTCGGGAACCCACATCCGCTAACGTAGGTCCTATTATTATACTGAAAAATATAGTAAAGTATAAGTATTTTCAGTTTGGAACCCTTAACTAAATGACTGTATGGTTTAATGGCAAAGAGGGAAAACATGATGCACTAATCGTCCAACAGTGGGCGGGATCTATTCCCGCTGGACTCATTTTTTAAGTTCaattttgcttcttcttttttttttttctagcaaaACGTAAGCACACCAGTAACTCAAAACGCAGTAAACTCAAACCCACGTTTttctattttatctttttcagaaaaaaaaaatacaaagtcAACTAAAAAGAGATCAACAACAGACAAATAAATTATTACTTTTACCCAAATCCCgatatttcaaatcaaatattaaaccaaaacaaatgaaaaataagaaagctagggttaaaaaataaagtttattTTCTCCATTCCACAAGTCCATAACCAAATTGAGGCAGAGATAGTTCATCTTCAAGCATAACAAAGGCATAATCCCATCAGGTATCTCtttctccaattctccatacctttcttcttttactaattattaattttactgCCATCTTTTTGTTCTAGCTATCTTCTTTTTACCATTTTTTGGTTTACTTTTTGTTTTAGCTATCTTCTTTTACTAAAAATTTAGTCAATTTCCCATGAAGTGGCTTACTGGCTTTAGCTGTAGTGTTGTACCCAACTTGAAATAATGTTATATTTACTTGCAAAGCTCATATTTGATCCTAGAATgtgatttaatttaaattaattttttgtattAAATAGGTTGAAATTGTGAAGTGAGAGTCAATATgatctcaaaaaatttcaagccTCAAAccacttcaaattctcctctGCTAAGCTCTCCTCCATGTCCAGTTATTCACAACATCAATGATGTCAATCCTTATCGGGATGAGTTTAGTGTTTCCATGCTTGAGGATCTTAGTTTTGAGCTTGACAACTATATTGACTATGCGCGAGAAGTGGGCAATGATTTCTCTAACTTGAAAAGACTTGGAGATCTTTCAGAGACATTGGTTAAAACAAATTTGCACAAGACTTGGAGGCTTGTTTATTTGCTTGTGAAGTTGAGCTTAATATTACCTGTCGCTACTGCAACGGTGGAAAGAGCTTTTTCTTCgatgaagtgtattaaaaatgaaTTGCGTGGCAGAATTGGTGATGAATTTTTGAATGATTGTTGAGTTTGTTATATAGAGaatgaaatatttgaaagtgtACCTAATGAAACAATCATTGATCGTTTTCAAAAGATGGCTATTCGCCGAGTACAATTGTAATGATAATGGCTAAAGTTTAGTACTTTCAAAGTCTCATTATCTGAATATCTGCACTTGGCTAGTTTTGTTTTTGAGCTTCTGTAACGTCTGATCAAGAAAAACAATTTGGTTTGCCCCTCATTTCCTTTGTTAATCTGCTTTTGATTTTTTGACATTACattgggtatattgttgttgttgttgttgtaatttatttttttgggaacccacaaccttaaaattctggatccgcctctgatgGAAGGGAGTGCCTAAATAAACGAAAagtatcaaatcaaaattaaGATGGGAAGGAGtatagtaattaaaaaaaattaaaaaaagaggcGAGGTTGGAACTTAAGAAGGTCACGAGACTTAAAAATTGCGATCAACTGACAAGTATTTAAGTACGTACTGGTTGGAGATATCAGATATATGTTTTTTTCGTATGGTCAAGTAGAACTAATAAATAATGGAGTACTAAATTTTATTCATATAGATagactgatttttttttttatgggtcAAGCATGTCGAATTATTTTTTGCTAATGGGTGCGGCGAAATTCGATTCAAGGATCTCCAGTCTGTCTGTTCTAATATCATGTTGAAATGTGTGATCATCTCATTTAAGAGCTTAAACTGTTTGAGAGAACACACTTATATTTGCTTAATTATATTATCAACACGGATTATGTAAATTAGATGCATATTATGGGGAGTTAGTTGTGAACATGTTAATAATTTCTGTTGTTACAAAATCTGgagatatatgtttattcacgaaAAAGTTGTGGTGCTTTTGTTCATTTGGCTGCAAATGTAATTAAGAGGACATTGAGGAATTAGTAGTACATTTGGTTCTTTCTTTGACTTTTTCAGAAGTCTGTAAGAAAATGTTTATATGATTTGAACAGCTAGATGGGTTGGTAATTAGTTCAGTCATTGAATTCTATCTATGTTCATACATAGCTAGTTCTCCTTGTAGTAGGTCTTTTTATCAAGAATTTGTCATTTTCTCCTCTACTATCCTTTGTGTCCTTATTTGTCTCTCTGCTGTCCTATTTATTTGTCACTGTTTAAAAATAGTTATTCTAAAATACTTATTGATGAATGAAATATCATATCCGTGACGAACGAAAATCCTGAAAAGCGAAAAATGCACCGCGTCCTATCTAATCATCTTCAAAAATTAAGAAAGTTTTTTACTCTTCAATTTAAGAAGTAAAAAAGAGAGGttgaagaataaaaataatgacAATTTTAGGCAAATAACTGATTCATTATTATTTGCGaatgtcaaaaattaaaaataatgaaaattaggCAAATTAcgaattttttatctttttagtactcaaaaacaaaaaaggtaaaatagTACTGATTCGTTGTATATTGCGGTGTACATGGAAATTGGTTCGgaaaacaccaaaccaaaccaattgcatttttaaatttatacactaaatcaaaccaataaaattcgggtttttcaacctcgggttttcttgggttattcggttttctcggggttttcgggtttttttccggaatagtcttgacacaaaatatataacttttacttcaaatatttctttagtcctagtaagatacaactatataattaaggtgtttcttaagaaaataaaacgtgcgaagagtgatgacatagtattaaaatattcaacaaaagctaatataatcggttaaaataaatattgctaattaacaagccataaaagaaaatgaccataatctaataatactaagtcatgctaaaataagtattaattacatgacaaagaaaaaaaaattaagttatgttttttactctttaaatcaattatgcaaaactaaagaatagatatccaacattattgtcattcctagtggtataattgatattatattttatatagcattagtgttgagttggttttggtttgtactttatttgagttactaatatccataggatataaaacttattgacattcaaaattctaagttcaagcttgaataatatgataatagataaaaaaaactacgaaaaaatttaagaaatatttataaattacattacaaataaatatttttatgtataaaatattttaaaaaaaaaatattcgggttggtttgactttttttaattaaaaccaaaccaaaccaattatggtcgggtttttttttttccgtccaacaccaaaccaagtcaaaccaaaccactaatcaaacactcggtttatcggtttggtgcggtttatcggtttactttgtacacccctaccgACAGGAATATAATTGATGGAAAATAGGCATATATGCGTAGCGGAAGCAAGCAACCAAGATCATATTCTTACATGTAAACTAGACAAACATAATCAAACACGAGATTGTAACACTAACCTTTTGAAGCTGTTGCACAAATCTTCAATAGCGTCCGTGCTCTCCAGGTCTACGATCTTCTGCTGTGTATCCTGAACTTCTATGAACGAAATACTTGAGTGGCAAGTATTGCGGCTAAAAGAATGAATATCACTTAGGGTTGAATGGCTTTCTTTATATACACACGTTTTTAGGGTTAAACCCTAGTAAAAAACGTGTAGCCCTTTTCTTACCCACCAGgaatattatttttccttttattttccttgttctaGAATATTCAGGCACAGCAGAGACCACAAATTTaataacgaggcttcctattgtggtattaattcggaatatgagtgaattaatcctaccacaataaattacaatttattccactaaaaaactgtaattgcactcctctgtttaatttcaaaatcattcattaaaacttatttaactccccatgttaagattacagataccaatcaaataaattaaattactgacaatttaattcatcgactaatttaatcctttatacttccacttaacttatttcatgtgacggatacaaaatccacttgcagggttttcacatgaaaacttataagcatccataaagggaTATCATCAATCTCAAGGTCGAGACATgaattctatcaactaattgttatttcacaaatgcactttgccattatccaatttaccaggaatacatTAACTCGCagttgagtcgtaccttttaataaatcaaaataatgaacgaAGCACATTGATCACAACAatcatatcaagattaagagtataagtacatttaatgagctAGAGAGGTTGTTTTATATATCcagtacaaaaacacttatctttacttggtccgttcaatacatacaaaatgtactagcataAGAAGTTGGAATAAAACCATTCCCATAATCAAGATAGATTATATTTTAATCTTATGCTACAATCATCAAGAtactttgctcattttcatctTTGATTGTGAACATTAACTTTataacttataagaaccgacaaTTTAATCTTCTGCGCATGAGCTAAAACTCCACACACCAAATcgtctactatataagtaaagggcACACATATGAACAAATGATCTATTTAAACTAAGActttattgaattgaataaataaataaataaataattgttccaAAAGGAATAAAACATAATACTATAATCAAACcgcatggttaatagtatatcctAACAATAATATCCTTTTGTTTGTCTCTAGGGAGTTAAGTAGTACACTCTGTGTAGGTacccctttaatttttttcttctttgtaatAAAGATTGATGGAAAATAGAATTCAATTAATCTTGACCTATTGACCGGAGGGGGTGCGGGAGAGACCGAGAGAGACCAGTTGacattcataattttttttaaaaaaatgagttaTAATCACTAGTAAATTGTTAATAAGTATCTTAATTACAGGTATAATATATACTTTTTCTGGAAGTTATGACTTTGTTATTGAGAAAAATGTTGTAATTTTGCCAGTCGATGCACTTGGTAATTAAAGGCACAAAATTAATGCACCCTGTGTAGAAGAAAAAGATGGATACAAGATTTGGCAAATATATCTGTCCCAGGGTACATCATCAAGAAAATTCCACAATATTAAAGGAAATTAAAGGAAGTCAATATATTCTTTTGAACCATAAAAAACTTAAACGTAAATACAATATAAAGAAACTTAAGATTAAAATTCTGAGTATCTTCCACTTGCTAGCAATTCTCGtaatataatatatcaaaataaaagtatGTCAAGTTCTAAGGAACATAGCATAGAAAAAATGGACGCACTTTAAACAAACACGTCTATAATTTAACGTTCCACAGAAAGACATGTCTCCTTGTTGTTAATTGTTAtgttatactccctccattacttgttttttatttattttttaaatcaacCATCCAACTCTGTTTAGAGTGGATGTCTTTTTTCATTATAATCAAAGATGTACAAAAAGAGGAGGAAATCCTCCCTATATCTACCTACTTAGTATGAAAGAAGCTCCATACTATAAAACAAGTAGGATTTCTAGTAAGCTCACCAAAATAAGTAACTGAGAGAATAAAACTCTatggggtcgtttggtatggtggataagcaaaaatagtcctgggataaaaatttagtgccgccttatcccacgtttggttggaataaaatCTTTTAAGTGTTATTTTTATCCCACattgagggtggaataacaaACCCAAaataactaatcccggaatTAGTTATCCCTGGATAACTTGTTTTCTAACCAAACGAGCCCATGTTCGCAGCAACTATTTCAAGGTACATCAAAAGTATAGTTTCTATATATGTTCCTTTCAACATGGAAggagttcttgatgttcttcaTCCGAAATGAGGGGAAATTCATTCTATCCATATTTAGCGCACCTCTAATTTCCCTGGGCAATTGTTGAGTGTCATATATCCAATTTGTATCTCTGAATTGCATTCCCCAGTTAGTAAGACCATCGGCCACCTTATTCCCTTCTCTAAAACAGTGATGTGCACTCCATCTATCCACTTGATTTAATAGCGCCTTGATTCTTCTAACAGAGTTCCAGATGTTCCAAGGTGGAGTGTTTGAGTTGTGTATCCATTCCACTAATAGTTTAGAGTCCAATTCAACCTCTAGATATGTAACT contains these protein-coding regions:
- the LOC132066404 gene encoding uncharacterized protein LOC132066404; the encoded protein is MISKNFKPQTTSNSPLLSSPPCPVIHNINDVNPYRDEFSVSMLEDLSFELDNYIDYAREVGNDFSNLKRLGDLSETLVKTNLHKTWRLVYLLVKLSLILPVATATVERAFSSMKCIKNELRGRIGDEFLNDC